The Mycolicibacterium cosmeticum sequence GAACTGCTGCGGCCGATCCCGGCCATCGCCATCGTGCCGGTCGCCATCCTGCTGTTCCCCTCCGATGAGGCCGGCATCGTCGCCATCACGTTCCTGGCCGCGTATTTCCCGATCATGGTGAGCACCCGGCATGCGGTGCGGGCGCTGCCGACCATCTGGGAGGACTCGGTGCGCACGCTCGGTGGCGGGCGCTGGGATGTACTGCGCCAGGTGGTGCTGCCCGGCATCCTGCCCGGCCTGTTCGGCGGGCTGTCCGTCGGGATGGGGGTGGCCTGGATCTGCGTCATCTCCGCCGAGATGATCTCCGGCCGGCTCGGTGTCGGCTACCGCACCTGGCAGGCCTACACGGTGCTGGACTACCCGGCCGTGTTCGTCGGCATCATCACCATCGGCGTGCTCGGCTTCGGCACCGCCGCGGCGATCGAGTTGATCGGCCGTCGGGCCACCCGGTGGTTGCCGCGCGGTGAGGAGACAACCCGATGAGTACCGCAGTGGTCCAAGGCCTACGCCTGGAACTCGACGGGGTCACGCTGTCCTACACCGGGGCTCCGGTGCTGCGCGACCTGACCCTGACGGTGCAGCCGGGGGAGATCCTGGTGCTGACCGGACCGTCGGGCTGCGGCAAGTCGACGGTACTGCGGGCGCTGGCGGGGCTGCTGTCCCCGGACGCCGGCCGGGTGCGCGCCGACGGAGCACCCGTCACCGGCACGTCGCGGGACCGGGGCATGGTGTTCCAGGACAGTGCCCTGCTGCCGTGGCGCAGCGTCCGCTCGAATATCGAACTGGCGCTGAAACTCCGGGGCGAACCACGGCCGAACCGGCGGGCGCGCGCCGAACGCTGGATCGACGAGGTGGGCCTGACCGGGTTCGCCGACTACCTGCCCAAGAGCCTGTCCGGTGGCATGCGCCAGCGGGTGCAGTTGGCCCGCGGTCTGGCCGGGGCGCCCCGCGCCGTGATGATGGACGAACCGTTCGGCGCACTGGACGCGCAGACCCGTGCCGCCATGCAACGGCTGCTGATCACCACGTGGCGGGCACACCCCACCACCATCGTGTTCGTCACCCACGACGTGGACGAGGCACTGATCCTCGGCGACCGCGTCGCGGTGCTGGGCGGTGGGGGCCTGCGCGTGCTGCGGGAGATCCCGGCGCCCCGCACCGAGAACGTCGACCGCACCGCATTACGCACCGAAATCATCGAGGCATTGGACAATTCATGATTCCCGCGCTATCTGACACCGTCCGGCTGGATTGTGACGTGCTGGTGATCGGCGGCGGCACCGCCGGCACCATGGCCGCGCTGACCGCCGCCGAGCACGGCGCCCGCGTGCTGCTGCTGGAGAAGGCGCACGTGCGGCACTCCGGCGCGCTGGCCATGGGCATGGACGGCGTCAACAACGCCGTCATCCCCGGCAAGGCCGAACCGGAGGACTACGTCGCCGAGATCACCCGCGCCAACGACGGAATCGTCAACCAGCGCACCATCTATCAGACCGCCACCCGCGGTTTCGCGATGGTGCAGCGGCTGGAACGCTACGGCGTGAAATTCGAGAAGGACGAGCACGGCGAGTACGCGGTGCGCCGGGTGCACCGGTCCGGCTCCTACGTGCTGCCGATGCCCGAGGGCAAGGACGTCAAGAAGGCGCTCTACCGCGTGCTGCGGCAGCGCAACATGCGGGAGAAGATCCAGATTGAGAACCGGTTGATGCCGGTGCGGGTGCTGGTCCAGGACAACCGAGCCGTCGGCGCCGCGGCGCTGAACACCCGCACCGGGGAGTTCGTCGCCGTCGCGGCCAAGGCGGTCATCCTGGCCACCGGGGCGTGCGGACGGCTCGGTCTGCCCGCGTCGGGATATCTGTACGGCACCTACGAGAACCCGACCAACGCCGGGGACGGCTACGCGATGGCCTATCACGCCGGTGCCGAGCTGTCCGGCATCGAGTGCTTCCAGGTCAACCCGCTGATCAAGGACTACAACGGGCCGGCGTGTGCGTACGTGGCCAACCCGTTCGGCGGGTACCAGGTCAATGCGGCCGGGGAGCGGTTCGTGGACTCGGACTACTGGTCGGGCCAGATGATGTCCGAGGTCCGCAACGAGATCGACTCCGCCCGCGGACCCATCTATCTCAAGGTGTCGCACCTGCCGGACGAGACGTTGACCGCGCTGGAGAACATCCTGCACACCACCGAGCGGCCCACCCGCGGTACGTTCCACGCCAACCGCGGCCACGACTACCGCACCCACGACATCGAGATGCACATCTCCGAGATCGGTTTGTGCAGTGGGCATTCGGCCTCCGGTGTCTGGGTCGACGAGCATGCCCGCACCACCGTGCCCGGCCTGTACGCGGCCGGTGACCTGGCCTGCGTGCCGCACAACTACATGATCGGCGCGTTCGTGTACGGCGACCTGGCGGGTGAGCACGCCGCGTCGACCCTTGCCGAAACGCCTGCGCCGGTCGACCTTCCGGGCGATCAGCTGGCCGCCGCGCACGAACTGATCTACCGGCCGCTGCGCCAACCCGACGGCCCGCCGCAACCGCAGGTGGAGTACAAGCTGCGGCGCTTCGTCAACGACTACGTGGCACCGCCGAAGACGGCGGCCAAGCTGTCCATCGCCGTGCAGACCTTCGACCGGATGCGCGACGAGGTCGCGGGCATCGGCGCGCGGACCCCGCACGAACTGATGCGCGCGGTGGAGGTGTCCTTCATCAGGGACTGCGCCGAGATGGCGGCGCGGTCCTCGCTGACCCGCACCGAATCCCGGTGGGGCCTTTACCACGAGCGTGCCGACATGCCCGCCCGCGATGACGACGACTGGAACTTCCACCTGAACCTGCGCAAGGGCGCCGACGGTGCGATGGAGTTCCTCAAGCGCCCGGTCGCCGAGTATCTCGTACCGGTGCCGGGCCTGGAGCACGTGCCCTCCGGTCACCTGGGCCGGCCGCCGGTTGTCGTCGATCAGCCGCCGCTGTTCGGCGGCAAGGCGCCGGCCTCGGTGGTGTCCCGGGTGGCGGCCGAACCGGCACCGCCGCCCTCTCCACGCAT is a genomic window containing:
- a CDS encoding fumarate reductase/succinate dehydrogenase flavoprotein subunit → MIPALSDTVRLDCDVLVIGGGTAGTMAALTAAEHGARVLLLEKAHVRHSGALAMGMDGVNNAVIPGKAEPEDYVAEITRANDGIVNQRTIYQTATRGFAMVQRLERYGVKFEKDEHGEYAVRRVHRSGSYVLPMPEGKDVKKALYRVLRQRNMREKIQIENRLMPVRVLVQDNRAVGAAALNTRTGEFVAVAAKAVILATGACGRLGLPASGYLYGTYENPTNAGDGYAMAYHAGAELSGIECFQVNPLIKDYNGPACAYVANPFGGYQVNAAGERFVDSDYWSGQMMSEVRNEIDSARGPIYLKVSHLPDETLTALENILHTTERPTRGTFHANRGHDYRTHDIEMHISEIGLCSGHSASGVWVDEHARTTVPGLYAAGDLACVPHNYMIGAFVYGDLAGEHAASTLAETPAPVDLPGDQLAAAHELIYRPLRQPDGPPQPQVEYKLRRFVNDYVAPPKTAAKLSIAVQTFDRMRDEVAGIGARTPHELMRAVEVSFIRDCAEMAARSSLTRTESRWGLYHERADMPARDDDDWNFHLNLRKGADGAMEFLKRPVAEYLVPVPGLEHVPSGHLGRPPVVVDQPPLFGGKAPASVVSRVAAEPAPPPSPRIAAVLALEEPALVQLAEFLTDPDPGVRRTAVATLVENLPDGYGPALVAALADPDTTVRQQAADGVRELVEVLPEPEALAAHLDSSDAVVRAVALYVTSSRRVAADFTAALDDGDHRVRIEAVRALVSVDDADGVARAASDDNREVRIAALRGLATLGAGVATVRAGLADRDPLVRAAALSALGSLGGDEGDIAHIERALGESAWQVREGAARALSGVAPEIAVPSLSRTLSDSHLDVRKAAVLSLTRWAASEGAAREALGLALADADADVRAYARRALDVVSA
- a CDS encoding ABC transporter ATP-binding protein; its protein translation is MSTAVVQGLRLELDGVTLSYTGAPVLRDLTLTVQPGEILVLTGPSGCGKSTVLRALAGLLSPDAGRVRADGAPVTGTSRDRGMVFQDSALLPWRSVRSNIELALKLRGEPRPNRRARAERWIDEVGLTGFADYLPKSLSGGMRQRVQLARGLAGAPRAVMMDEPFGALDAQTRAAMQRLLITTWRAHPTTIVFVTHDVDEALILGDRVAVLGGGGLRVLREIPAPRTENVDRTALRTEIIEALDNS
- a CDS encoding ABC transporter permease; protein product: MTTLASRPTTEATVPRATRARGGWRHRALRAASVLAAIGLWQVLTANGFRFWLRFDTLPTVTEIGAALGHRLGTAAYWLDLAQSLIRILTGFGLAAVVGVITGILLARSPVFADVFGPPAELLRPIPAIAIVPVAILLFPSDEAGIVAITFLAAYFPIMVSTRHAVRALPTIWEDSVRTLGGGRWDVLRQVVLPGILPGLFGGLSVGMGVAWICVISAEMISGRLGVGYRTWQAYTVLDYPAVFVGIITIGVLGFGTAAAIELIGRRATRWLPRGEETTR